A genomic window from Onychostoma macrolepis isolate SWU-2019 chromosome 22, ASM1243209v1, whole genome shotgun sequence includes:
- the fetub gene encoding fetuin B, whose protein sequence is MKQCVVLMMAFLCVHGDPVDVMIPGSCQDAVANGAAAETMNQINLDRTEGYVFSLDHLSNVHYTKHGETGTVFYLTFDVLETNCHVISKKNWRNCEIRNPEGYPVYGQCKAVMYMNRVHRVARLYRYSCTVRPVPASKIRERCPDCPVKLPVDHEAALRTVKMGMEKYNNESGLANYFVPLKITRVFSQLHFGRFYSVEFTMQETVCSTKTNIADVSKCEVMACEFAHKGFCKVSHSVTATGEENLSVQCEIFEPEVAEEEKKKHLIGGELDHSHSNTTDSSTGHDHDHDHTKPHAHKHDHEHTSGLNHTHEHGKVHGHTHSHDHDHAHAHHTKAHEHGQDEWEHHHHQYGHKKGETHEHDHELVLDHEHKHRHLHEHEHHHHHHHHHENQTTFRRPNGKVNVLHPMDEPMTLPSFNDKPPAGAERPSPPFRLDPQIPGQKEPTIQPFPNSPAPECPAQSNIQNGLLKQIISEDPRFKPTE, encoded by the exons ATGAAGCAGTGTGTGGTATTGATGATGGCCTTCCTGTGCGTCCATGGGGACCCTGTGGATGTTATGATCCCTGGATCTTGCCAAGATGCAGTAGCTAATGGTGCTGCTGCTGAAACTATGAACCAAATCAATCTGGACCGCACGGAGGGCTACGTTTTCAGCCTTGATCATCTCAGCAATGTCCATTACACGAAGCAC gGAGAGACAGGGACTGTCTTCTATCTCACATTTGATGTTTTGGAGACCAATTGTCATGTCATCAGCAAAAAAAACTGGAGAAATTGTGAAATCCGAAACCCTGAAGGGTACCCG GTCTATGGACAATGCAAAGCCGTTATGTACATGAACAGAGTTCACAGAGTGGCCCGTCTGTACAGGTATAGCTGTACCGTGAGACCAG TGCCTGCCTCCAAAATCAGAGAACGGTGCCCAGATTGCCCTGTAAAGCTCCCCGTGGATCATGAAGCAGCCTTGAGGACAGTGAAAATGGGCATGGAGAAATACAACAATGAGAGTGGCTTGGCAAACTACTTTGTTCCACTGAAGATTACAAGAGTTTTCTCTCag CTTCACTTTGGAAGATTCTACAGTGTGGAGTTCACCATGCAAGAGACGGTCTGCTCTACCAAAACCAATATAGCCGATGTCTCTAAATGTGAGGTCATGGCATGTGAGTTTGCG CACAAAGGATTCTGCAAAGTCTCTCACTCTGTCACAGCCACCGGTGAGGAGAACCTCAGTGTCCAGTGTGAAATCTTTGAACCAGAG gttgctgaagaggagaagaaaaaacatttgATTGGAGGTGAACTGGACCACAGCCATAGCAACACAACTGACTCATCTACTGGACACGACCATGACCACGACCACACCAAACcccatgcacacaaacatgacCATGAACACACCTCAGGCCTCAACCACACACATGAGCATGGCAAAGTCCACGGACACACCCACTCTCACGATCATGACCACGCTCACGCCCATCACACCAAAGCCCATGAGCATGGTCAGGACGAGTGGGAGCACCATCACCACCAGTATGGTCACAAAAAGGGTGAGACCCATGAACATGACCATGAGCTGGTCCTGGACCACgagcacaaacacagacaccTCCATGAGCACGagcaccaccaccaccaccaccaccatcatGAGAATCAAACCACATTTAGGCGTCCTAATGGCAAGGTCAATGTCCTTCATCCCATGGATGAGCCCATGACCCTTCCATCCTTCAATGACAAGCCACCTGCAGGAGCAGAGCGGCCCTCCCCCCCGTTCCGCCTTGACCCCCAGATACCAGGACAAAAGGAACCCACCATCCAACCCTTCCCTAACAGCCCTGCCCCTGAGTGTCCTGCACAGTCCAACATCCAAAACGGACTCCTCAAGCAGATCATCAGTGAGGATCCACGCTTTAAACCCACCGAGTAG